The proteins below come from a single Gimesia alba genomic window:
- a CDS encoding serine/threonine protein kinase yields the protein MKKLARGIPAFDSVWIDALVQAQKITPFQARTLDSGTPERLVVGPYLLVSELGQSHKSSTYVAKAPESTELCALKITKPQSENLNQIQQNFQNLLKRLQGLQHPSLILPRTIKQLPQQFVIISRYGPSTTVAELLIRRGRFPVQVVLAIGAQLLDALATLEKRNVIHGDIRPWNVRLATDGTAALVDTGLEPILSPELTIHSSLPPRCYDGIAPELIGTGQHPNSQSDLYALGCLLWELLAGRPPFTTGDPLAKLACHQTKTVPDIRSWAPETPTAIAEALVKFIAPDPQQRPANMQEAKKLWPAQPQSARKPLLKFHASFQNQTPRAHVDLTSGKTGRLPLIAALIFVLSGLSLTLLDEGARSQLLKITSQVSFDPQTVTENKSTPSDAHTASPSATEQISRQLLPPPDENGIIQLDSLTPYESTKITTVGPLTIRGVSDAPAIIHIEDEAFSVVAEQLHLENVILVSQTSNPQSPTIPAQERQPASLLNVTAQSLTLKSCFFAQLNDESDSGTQINRSAIYWKPIDAQQRTGCHLEIHNTVFAVAEHAIYLTHTPQNLALNNCLNITSHSTLFFEQPPEVDQQISISLKHLTLRKSGPLLLFHWLDEKTIPGAIQIESQDCVFDLAQSPLIQVLGSKPPENWLSSVDLAGEGSVASSDIRIAGWQSTVKQPLEELNTTSMLIEGLSTGKFRYAAPLSLAPADSVITEAQVPRKSALPPGIQAERFPDFLSRLQSLEN from the coding sequence GTGAAGAAATTAGCTCGAGGGATTCCTGCGTTCGACTCGGTCTGGATTGATGCACTTGTCCAGGCACAGAAAATCACTCCTTTCCAGGCGCGCACTCTGGATTCGGGAACCCCAGAACGCTTAGTCGTTGGGCCCTATTTATTAGTTTCGGAATTAGGTCAGAGCCATAAATCCAGCACCTATGTTGCTAAAGCCCCTGAGAGCACGGAACTCTGTGCCTTAAAAATCACCAAGCCCCAATCTGAGAATCTAAATCAAATTCAGCAAAACTTCCAGAATCTGTTAAAACGCCTACAAGGATTGCAGCACCCGTCTCTAATCCTCCCACGAACCATCAAACAACTCCCCCAGCAATTCGTCATCATTAGTCGATATGGTCCCTCGACAACAGTCGCTGAGCTGCTGATCCGTAGAGGCCGATTTCCGGTGCAGGTCGTACTCGCCATTGGTGCTCAGTTACTCGATGCATTAGCGACGCTGGAAAAACGGAATGTGATCCACGGCGACATCCGTCCTTGGAATGTGCGACTTGCCACAGACGGAACTGCAGCACTGGTCGATACCGGTCTCGAACCGATCCTCTCGCCAGAGCTCACAATTCATTCTTCACTGCCACCGCGCTGTTATGATGGCATCGCACCGGAACTGATCGGCACAGGACAACACCCAAATTCACAAAGCGACCTTTATGCCCTGGGCTGCCTGCTCTGGGAACTGCTGGCAGGCAGACCTCCGTTTACAACCGGGGACCCGCTTGCCAAATTGGCTTGCCATCAGACCAAAACAGTCCCTGATATTCGCAGCTGGGCACCGGAAACTCCCACCGCGATAGCAGAGGCTCTGGTGAAGTTTATTGCCCCTGATCCACAGCAGCGTCCCGCCAACATGCAGGAGGCAAAAAAACTATGGCCCGCTCAACCGCAGTCTGCACGCAAACCCTTACTCAAATTTCACGCCTCATTTCAGAATCAGACACCCCGCGCACACGTTGATTTAACGTCTGGGAAAACGGGGCGACTCCCACTGATCGCAGCGCTGATTTTCGTACTTTCAGGTTTATCGCTGACGCTCCTTGATGAGGGAGCCCGTAGCCAGTTATTAAAAATCACCTCTCAGGTCTCATTCGATCCGCAGACTGTGACTGAGAATAAATCGACGCCCTCAGATGCGCATACCGCCAGTCCTTCTGCCACCGAGCAGATCAGCAGACAATTACTCCCTCCTCCAGATGAAAATGGGATCATTCAATTAGATTCGTTAACTCCTTATGAATCGACAAAAATCACAACCGTAGGCCCACTGACGATTAGAGGAGTCTCTGATGCCCCTGCAATCATTCATATCGAAGATGAAGCCTTCAGCGTTGTGGCAGAACAATTGCATCTGGAAAATGTAATTCTCGTCAGCCAAACCAGCAATCCCCAATCCCCAACGATTCCTGCACAAGAGAGACAACCTGCATCACTTTTAAACGTGACCGCACAAAGCCTGACTCTCAAATCCTGTTTCTTCGCACAACTGAATGATGAAAGCGATTCCGGAACACAAATCAACCGTAGTGCCATTTACTGGAAACCCATTGATGCACAACAACGTACCGGATGCCATTTAGAAATTCACAACACAGTATTCGCAGTAGCCGAGCATGCCATTTACCTCACTCATACTCCTCAAAACCTTGCTTTGAATAACTGTCTGAACATCACTTCACACTCCACGCTGTTCTTCGAACAGCCACCCGAAGTTGACCAGCAAATCAGCATCAGCCTGAAGCATCTCACTCTGCGAAAGTCGGGGCCTCTTCTTTTGTTTCACTGGCTTGATGAGAAAACCATTCCAGGGGCTATCCAAATCGAAAGCCAGGATTGTGTTTTCGACTTAGCGCAATCGCCCCTGATTCAGGTTCTGGGTTCGAAACCACCTGAAAACTGGCTTTCTTCTGTCGATCTGGCTGGAGAAGGTTCGGTCGCTTCCTCAGACATCCGGATCGCAGGCTGGCAGTCAACAGTAAAACAGCCTTTAGAGGAACTGAATACCACCAGTATGCTGATTGAAGGACTGTCGACCGGAAAGTTCAGATATGCAGCTCCGTTGAGCCTCGCTCCGGCTGACTCAGTGATTACAGAAGCGCAGGTTCCTCGAAAATCAGCACTTCCTCCCGGCATTCAAGCCGAAAGGTTCCCTGATTTCTTGTCTCGCCTACAATCACTTGAAAACTAA